The genomic DNA TCCTAAACTTTTTGTTATTGATGTAAAGAATAATCCCTTTTTGTTTCCTTGTGCAGCAATTGCTTGATCAGCATCAACCCCAACAACATATTTATTTTTTATGTTTTCTTTTGATATTAAGACATTAGTTGCTGGTCCTGCAACAGGTAAAACCATTTTTGGATTTTGTGAAAGAATCTTGTTAATAACTGTATCCATTGTACTTCCAGTTTTAAAACCTGAAGTCAAATCAACATCTGATGAAGTAATATATACTTTTTTGTCTTCACTAGCTTTTTTATTTCATCAATATACACCCTTCATAAACCCTTCAATAAAATCAGTAACTCCAGGGAAATCACCGCCACCAAATGTACCAAAAGTTCGATCTTTTTTATCTTTTTCATTTGATAAGAATTTAGCCGCAGCATACCCGGCAGAAAATGCTGCTTCTTTGGTGTCAAATTCTTGGTAGATACTGTATCCTTTTATTGTGTCTTTGGTAGTAAAGTCTTGACTAACAAAAATAATATTTTTTTCTTTTACCTTTTGAATATTCTTTTCAATTCAACTTTTTATATGTTTTTGGTGAAGAAAACCAGGTAACACTCATATGTTATAGTCACTTGATAAAGCTTGGGTATATGCTTCTTCAAATCTGTGGTTTTCTACTTCTAAAACCCCATATTTACTACGATTTAATTTTGCTTGGATATCAGCAAAAGTTAATAACCCTTCTCATGTTGATTGGTTAAATGCTTTATCATTGATATCGCCACCATCTGTAATCATTACTATTTTTTTATTAAAGTTTTTAACTTGTTCAGGTGTTAAATTAAATTTTTCATCAATTCTAACATCTGCAACAGGTTGTTTAGGTGCTTTAGGATGTGAATATTTTGAATTATTACATCCTGCAGCTATAAGTGGTAATGATCCGATTATAGCTAATGCTGATATTGATCCTAATTTTAAAAGTATTTGATTTTTCAATTTGT from Metamycoplasma alkalescens includes the following:
- a CDS encoding BMP family ABC transporter substrate-binding protein, whose protein sequence is MKNQILLKLGSISALAIIGSLPLIAAGCNNSKYSHPKAPKQPVADVRIDEKFNLTPEQVKNFNKKIVMITDGGDINDKAFNQSTWEGLLTFADIQAKLNRSKYGVLEVENHRFEEAYTQALSSDYNIWVLPGFLHQKHIKSWIEKNIQKVKEKNIIFVSQDFTTKDTIKGYSIYQEFDTKEAAFSAGYAAAKFLSNEKDKKDRTFGTFGGGDFPGVTDFIEGFMKGVYWWNKKASEDKKVYITSSDVDLTSGFKTGSTMDTVINKILSQNPKMVLPVAGPATNVLISKENIKNKYVVGVDADQAIAAQGNKKGLFFTSITKSLGQAAYDAIARISTIQDLSSNKIGELGGFQLGKEDGIQFEGYAKNWVDITKTYITDANKKTLAEEALKDGRKEFDNLDENTKKWLKSKRALFEEEEDHKTVGELLNRLAKELLLPTN